One Glycine max cultivar Williams 82 chromosome 6, Glycine_max_v4.0, whole genome shotgun sequence DNA segment encodes these proteins:
- the LOC106799008 gene encoding glucosamine 6-phosphate N-acetyltransferase, translating to MSCVQAQAACALRLGQRVFFTSFPSTSSERYSAAGAATLQGFIEDTSHRQSSLPLAHSSFFAVAPPKSPTQPRHSIIATGSVFMEKKFLRNCSKVRHIEDIVVDSSIRGKHLGKRIINFLSDHARSMGCYKLILNCSVQNKTFYEKCGFLQKSVQMAM from the exons ATGAGTTGC GTTCAGGCACAGGCCGCGTGTGCCTTGCGTTTGGGACAAAGGGTTTTCTTCACTTCTTTTCCTAGCACTAGCAGTGAGCGTTACTCTGCCGCCGGCGCTGCCACTCTTCAAGGCTTCATTGAAGACACGTCGCACCGCCAGTCTTCGTTGCCACTTGCTCACTCCTCCTTCTTCGCCGTCGCACCACCCAAGTCTCCAACTCAGCCTCGCCATTCG ATCATTGCGACCGGAAGCGTGTTTATGGAGAAGAAATTTTTGAGAAATTGCAGCAAAGTTAGGCACATTGAGGATATTGTTGTGGATTCTAGCATTCGTGGGAAGCATTTGGGAAAGAGAATCATCAACTTCCTCTCGGATCATGCACGTTCAATGGGATGCTACAAGCTAATTCTTAATTGCAGTGTCCAGAACAAGACGTTCTACGAGAAATGTGGCTTCCTGCAGAAATCTGTTCAGATGGCTATGTAA